In Thalassotalea fonticola, a single genomic region encodes these proteins:
- the aroC gene encoding chorismate synthase, translating to MAGNTIGKLFTVTTFGESHGLALGAIVDGCPPGIELCEEDLQLDLDRRKPGTSRYTTARKEADVVKILSGVFEGKTTGTPIGLMIENTDQRSKDYGEISQMFRPGHADYTYWQKHGIRDYRGGGRSSARETAMRVAAGSIAKKYLKQKLGMEIKGCVSQIGDIYADTYDWNEVENNPFFFPDVSKIDALDELIRGILREKDSIGAAVKVVATNVPVGLGEPVFDRLDAELAHSLMSINAVKGIEIGDGFACVNQKGSEHRDEMTPNGFLSNSAGGVLGGISSGQDIVANIALKPTSSIGVSGKTINIKGEPADIITRGRHDPCVGIRAVPIAEAMMAITIMDHYLRHIAQNGDVNCPTPIIE from the coding sequence ATGGCTGGTAATACAATTGGAAAACTATTTACCGTAACAACATTTGGTGAAAGTCACGGTTTGGCTCTGGGGGCAATTGTGGACGGTTGCCCTCCGGGCATCGAACTTTGCGAAGAAGATTTACAACTTGATCTTGACCGTCGTAAACCCGGTACTTCTCGTTATACAACAGCACGCAAAGAAGCAGATGTAGTTAAAATCCTATCAGGGGTCTTTGAAGGTAAAACCACCGGTACACCTATTGGATTAATGATCGAAAATACCGACCAACGTTCAAAAGACTACGGCGAAATTTCACAAATGTTCCGTCCAGGTCACGCTGACTATACTTACTGGCAAAAGCACGGTATTCGAGATTATCGTGGTGGTGGTCGTTCATCTGCTCGTGAAACCGCAATGCGTGTTGCCGCGGGCTCAATTGCTAAAAAATACCTTAAGCAAAAGTTGGGTATGGAAATAAAAGGCTGTGTGAGCCAAATTGGTGATATTTATGCTGACACCTATGATTGGAATGAAGTTGAAAATAATCCGTTTTTCTTCCCCGATGTAAGCAAAATTGACGCGTTAGATGAGCTTATACGTGGCATATTGAGAGAGAAAGATTCTATTGGCGCAGCCGTAAAAGTTGTTGCTACCAATGTTCCTGTTGGGCTAGGTGAACCTGTATTTGATCGATTAGATGCTGAACTGGCCCATTCATTAATGAGTATTAATGCGGTTAAAGGCATTGAGATTGGTGATGGCTTTGCCTGTGTAAACCAAAAGGGCTCAGAGCACCGAGATGAAATGACGCCGAATGGATTTTTATCAAACTCTGCTGGCGGTGTACTGGGTGGGATTTCTTCTGGCCAAGATATAGTTGCCAATATTGCGTTAAAGCCAACATCAAGCATTGGTGTAAGTGGTAAAACTATCAATATTAAAGGTGAGCCAGCAGATATCATCACTCGTGGTCGTCACGACCCTTGTGTTGGTATTCGCGCAGTACCTATTGCTGAAGCTATGATGGCAATCACGATAATGGATCATTATTTACGTCATATCGCACAAAATGGCGATGTAAATTGCCCAACACCTATTATTGAATAA
- a CDS encoding DUF748 domain-containing protein, with protein MSWLLQLIQTNKIKFSILFSILVFIIFLPYIVQFWILNNIAKQGFEQASIDDVDVNIFQGEIVFKKVHLIHQGEEKLIIGLMRANYRWQGLFSGGLTTELLEIEDASLAVRQDEDGKLEVVFPIQQGNEITEVEPSTEPEDDSLKVPNLDVDLIRFSNVNVNISTPKFEGGLLIEEFKLTRASTWHDNPVQLLIAAKLNGNQINVNLQAEPLAATPTLEGNIEIEQFDLSSLSKLTPKDVAQLNGSFSTKLDFSGYRENKSTVHMSVNGEINIEQLQASYNPLNISIDKIQNLISSNLTLSDSKLSFDSSHNIDVKDVQIVDGKQQYSLLSIDSVQLNKLQLTDALTLSLDTLILEGFSAVENSGTNHSLLGSKRTLIKNVQFEPVLNSLDIEQIMLSSVQGLFNFDQQGSLINTVQLNNTVNDLQAGAIEKTEVQLPNKEQAETELDTGLTLNISQFLIADESKIKISQRKETHNISTVISIDKVLLANLEPTNADSKSEFDVQARLGKFSTIQVSGEGQLFAEQPTITAKGELDAISLSEISPYIEPFVGYQFTSGQFDHVFQLSLKNNVIDMSNELLIRKVKIKDIDGNEQVTTLPLPMAIEMLEDGDGNIDLSIPVKGDLNNAEVGLSSIIQKSLSKALQKGSVSFLKYALQPYGAIVMAAEYAVDSANHIEFEPMIFEANSAVIDAQQQPYATKLADLLSNKKDLTITFCGVSNERDKQQILMDPSLSEEQVKFAVGDLAKQRSQALKSFFVKKQINPKRLFLCKYSYLKDGIGGVNISM; from the coding sequence ATGTCTTGGTTATTACAGTTAATACAAACCAACAAGATCAAATTTTCTATTCTGTTTAGTATTTTGGTCTTTATCATATTTCTCCCGTATATCGTACAATTTTGGATCCTGAATAATATTGCCAAGCAAGGATTTGAGCAGGCCAGTATTGATGATGTAGATGTAAATATCTTTCAGGGCGAAATAGTCTTTAAAAAAGTACATTTAATTCATCAAGGCGAAGAAAAACTGATTATTGGATTAATGCGAGCTAATTATCGTTGGCAAGGCCTTTTTAGCGGCGGTTTAACTACCGAGTTATTAGAGATTGAAGATGCATCCTTAGCAGTAAGGCAAGATGAAGATGGTAAACTTGAAGTTGTTTTCCCTATTCAACAGGGAAATGAGATAACTGAGGTAGAGCCTTCAACTGAGCCCGAAGATGACAGCTTGAAAGTCCCCAATTTAGATGTAGATTTAATCCGCTTTAGTAATGTTAATGTCAATATTAGTACGCCTAAATTTGAAGGTGGATTACTCATTGAAGAATTTAAGCTAACACGTGCCTCTACATGGCATGATAACCCTGTGCAATTGCTCATTGCAGCTAAACTTAACGGCAATCAGATCAATGTTAATCTACAAGCTGAACCATTAGCTGCAACACCAACATTGGAAGGTAACATTGAAATTGAACAATTTGATTTATCTAGCTTATCTAAATTAACACCCAAAGATGTAGCACAACTAAATGGTTCCTTCTCAACCAAGCTTGATTTTAGTGGCTACCGAGAAAATAAAAGCACGGTGCACATGTCGGTTAATGGTGAAATAAATATAGAGCAACTACAGGCATCATATAATCCACTGAACATCTCGATAGATAAAATTCAAAATTTAATTTCCAGCAACCTAACGTTAAGTGATTCAAAGTTAAGTTTCGATAGTAGTCACAATATAGATGTAAAGGATGTTCAAATAGTTGATGGTAAACAACAATATTCTCTGCTTTCCATTGATTCAGTTCAGTTAAATAAGCTGCAGCTAACCGATGCATTAACGTTGTCGTTAGATACGCTCATTTTGGAAGGTTTTAGCGCAGTTGAGAATTCTGGAACGAATCATAGTTTATTGGGTAGTAAGCGTACCTTAATCAAAAATGTGCAATTTGAACCTGTGTTGAATTCTTTAGATATAGAACAAATTATGCTTTCGTCTGTACAGGGGCTGTTTAACTTTGATCAACAAGGCTCTCTTATCAATACAGTCCAACTTAACAATACAGTAAATGACTTGCAGGCAGGTGCCATTGAAAAGACTGAAGTTCAATTACCAAATAAAGAACAAGCTGAAACGGAATTAGATACTGGATTAACCCTTAATATAAGTCAGTTTCTGATAGCAGATGAAAGCAAGATCAAAATTTCTCAACGAAAAGAAACTCATAATATATCGACCGTAATATCTATTGATAAAGTATTATTGGCGAATTTAGAACCTACCAATGCAGATTCCAAGTCTGAATTTGATGTTCAAGCGAGACTTGGAAAGTTTTCAACAATACAGGTGAGCGGTGAAGGGCAGTTATTTGCCGAACAGCCTACAATTACAGCTAAAGGTGAACTTGACGCCATTTCGTTAAGTGAGATATCTCCATATATTGAGCCTTTTGTTGGTTATCAATTTACTAGTGGCCAGTTTGATCATGTTTTTCAGTTATCACTCAAGAATAATGTCATTGATATGAGTAACGAATTACTAATACGCAAAGTTAAAATTAAAGATATTGATGGTAATGAACAAGTAACTACTTTGCCTTTACCTATGGCAATTGAAATGCTCGAAGATGGCGATGGCAACATCGATTTAAGCATTCCGGTTAAGGGCGATTTAAACAATGCCGAAGTTGGCTTAAGCTCGATCATTCAAAAGTCATTATCAAAGGCTTTACAAAAAGGATCGGTCAGTTTTCTAAAATATGCTTTGCAGCCTTATGGTGCCATTGTTATGGCCGCTGAATACGCGGTAGATTCTGCAAATCATATTGAGTTTGAACCCATGATTTTTGAGGCGAATTCTGCTGTGATTGATGCTCAACAACAGCCTTATGCGACTAAGCTGGCTGACTTACTGAGCAACAAAAAAGATTTAACCATTACCTTCTGCGGAGTAAGTAATGAGCGAGATAAGCAACAAATCCTGATGGACCCCAGCTTATCCGAGGAACAAGTTAAATTTGCCGTCGGCGATTTGGCAAAGCAGCGAAGTCAGGCATTGAAAAGTTTTTTTGTAAAAAAACAAATTAATCCTAAAAGATTGTTTTTATGTAAATATTCTTACCTTAAAGATGGTATTGGCGGCGTGAATATTTCTATGTAA
- the smrB gene encoding endonuclease SmrB — protein MKFKDVLNENEKSLFKDAIGKVKPIKQDTIHPQTLVSKKKSIQQKQKKEFEKQQFFFSDEFEPILESKGPMKYVKEGVDAFEAKLLRRGEYTPELILDLHGLKQQESKQEIAAVLAACLKQHVNCVCIIHGIGNRILKTKVPHWLVQHPDVMAFHQAPLEYGGAGALLVLVDLKDDFFCK, from the coding sequence ATGAAATTTAAAGATGTTCTCAATGAGAACGAAAAAAGTTTATTTAAAGATGCTATAGGTAAGGTTAAGCCTATTAAGCAGGACACAATACACCCGCAAACCCTTGTCAGCAAGAAGAAAAGTATACAACAAAAGCAAAAAAAAGAGTTTGAAAAACAGCAGTTTTTCTTTTCTGATGAATTTGAGCCTATTTTAGAAAGCAAAGGCCCAATGAAATACGTTAAAGAAGGTGTCGATGCCTTTGAGGCTAAGCTTTTACGGCGCGGTGAATATACGCCTGAACTTATCCTTGATTTACACGGATTAAAACAGCAAGAATCAAAACAAGAAATAGCTGCAGTGCTCGCTGCTTGCCTAAAGCAACATGTAAATTGTGTATGTATTATTCATGGTATTGGCAATCGTATATTAAAGACTAAAGTACCACATTGGTTGGTACAACATCCTGATGTGATGGCATTTCACCAAGCACCTCTTGAATATGGCGGAGCTGGAGCCCTCTTGGTTTTAGTTGATTTAAAAGACGATTTCTTTTGTAAATAA
- the prmB gene encoding 50S ribosomal protein L3 N(5)-glutamine methyltransferase: MLELNIDEVTNDLRTIADFLRWGVSRFNEADLFYGHGSDNAWDEVVNLTLFALHLPGNMDNAIMQTRLTKTEKVAVINLILRRIDERIPAAYLTNLAYFAGLPFYVDERVLVPRSPIGELIDKKFAEQISAEPARILDLCTGSGCIAIACAYAFPEAEVDALDLSDDALDVASLNIHNHELNEQVIPIKSDVFSGVPRGKYDLIVTNPPYVDADDIGDMPDEFHHEPEMGLGCGDDGLDIVRTILAQASEHLSEQGVLICEVGNSMLHVCAEYPEVDFTWIEFEHGGLGVFKLIQQQLLQHKELFEQKAKK, encoded by the coding sequence TTGCTTGAGTTAAATATTGATGAAGTCACTAACGATTTGCGCACCATTGCCGACTTTTTACGTTGGGGTGTTAGCCGATTCAATGAGGCTGACCTGTTCTATGGCCATGGCAGTGATAATGCCTGGGATGAAGTGGTTAATTTAACTCTGTTCGCTTTGCACCTACCTGGCAACATGGATAACGCCATTATGCAAACCAGACTCACCAAAACTGAAAAAGTAGCGGTTATTAATTTAATTCTACGCCGTATTGATGAGCGTATCCCAGCGGCTTACTTAACTAACTTAGCTTATTTTGCCGGATTACCTTTTTATGTTGATGAACGAGTACTGGTTCCGCGCTCGCCGATTGGCGAGTTAATAGATAAAAAGTTTGCTGAGCAAATTTCAGCTGAGCCTGCTCGCATATTAGATTTATGTACAGGTAGTGGTTGTATTGCTATTGCTTGTGCGTATGCATTTCCTGAGGCAGAAGTTGATGCCCTGGATTTATCTGATGATGCATTAGACGTTGCCAGTTTAAATATTCATAACCATGAATTAAATGAACAAGTTATTCCGATAAAATCTGACGTTTTCTCTGGTGTTCCTAGGGGCAAGTATGATTTGATAGTCACTAATCCTCCTTACGTAGATGCAGATGATATTGGTGACATGCCTGATGAGTTTCACCATGAGCCAGAGATGGGGTTAGGGTGTGGTGATGATGGCTTAGACATTGTCCGTACTATATTGGCACAAGCTAGTGAGCACTTATCTGAACAAGGCGTATTAATATGTGAAGTTGGTAATTCAATGTTACATGTATGCGCAGAATATCCGGAAGTAGATTTTACCTGGATTGAATTTGAACACGGCGGCTTGGGTGTGTTTAAGCTAATCCAACAACAATTATTGCAACACAAAGAATTATTTGAACAAAAGGCGAAGAAGTAA
- a CDS encoding insulinase family protein produces MKQSPNDPKQYKPFTLANGLRVLLIENSESNRSAAALAVNAGHFDDPSDRQGLAHFLEHMLFLGTEKYPESGEYQQYLSQHNGSSNAWTGTEHTCFYFDINHQHFNDAIDRFSQFFTAPLLSQEFIEKERQNIDAEFKLKLKDDMRRIYDVHKETINPEHPFSKFSVGSLDTLSDRTDSCLKDEVTRFYNEHYCAQRMTLAIEGPQPIADLERLVIEKFSAIRSEIQPKIKVSEPLYKKEHLGISVDIKPEKDDRKLILSFAMPGIDTSYLYKPVSYLSYLLGHEGSGSILAYLKNKQWAMALTSGGGVNGANFKDFNISIRLTEEGEQHQDEIIALVFAYIQLMSKTGINDTYFNEKKAISEFSFQYQEKLKPLDSVNQLVINMQHYPVHDYIYGDYVMAELKPDLVAEFLDYLRPENMRIIRINQHVTTDQISHWYKVPYKKSAIDSNLIVHWQSDLLFKELSLPKPNPYIVNKPTLVPAKDEISVPALIKNKPGLKVWFKQDCSFFVPKGQIFIGIDSTVAVESKAHIAMTRLFVELFSDSVLEQNYHAELAGIHYHLYPHQGGMTLQLSGINEKQPLLLENLLDSIKDHSLAIERFKLFKKQLVVNWRNAEKSKSISQLFAKLSALMKPYSPSGKDLAAALEQVSYENFTDFCEAYFNKLCIEVFIYGNWLEPQAKSMAKLISAKLSEHLDENEGVSSKVVDYKGKGKSLLPLHIPDHDYASVIYYPMENDDVQSVALTMVTSHLLSPHFFHQMRTEQQFGYLVGVGYVPMNRFPGVAFYIQSPDTTADALFSAMDDFINEFDVNISTDEWQHLQHGLIGQLQEKDTSPRIKSQRYWVSICNKDYGFDQKEQLVKEIENLTLTDIADFIKNKLANNKPVDKICLASVKHSDELAYLLNNNRVINDIDVFHQKNIYKS; encoded by the coding sequence TTGAAGCAAAGTCCAAACGATCCTAAACAATATAAGCCATTTACGTTAGCAAATGGCTTACGCGTGTTATTAATTGAAAACAGTGAGTCTAATCGTAGCGCAGCTGCCCTTGCTGTAAATGCCGGGCATTTTGACGATCCTAGCGACAGACAAGGATTAGCTCACTTTTTAGAGCATATGCTATTTTTGGGTACGGAGAAATACCCCGAAAGTGGTGAATACCAGCAATATTTATCGCAACATAACGGCTCTAGCAATGCTTGGACGGGAACCGAACATACCTGCTTTTATTTTGATATTAATCACCAACACTTTAATGATGCAATCGATCGTTTTAGTCAATTTTTTACTGCCCCGCTGTTATCTCAAGAATTTATTGAAAAAGAAAGACAGAATATTGACGCCGAGTTTAAGTTAAAGCTTAAAGACGATATGCGCCGTATTTATGATGTTCACAAAGAAACCATTAACCCCGAACATCCATTTAGTAAATTTTCTGTGGGCAGTTTAGACACACTTTCAGATAGAACAGATAGCTGCTTAAAAGATGAAGTTACTCGTTTTTATAATGAACATTATTGTGCTCAGCGGATGACACTTGCCATTGAAGGTCCACAACCTATTGCCGATTTAGAACGTTTAGTTATTGAAAAATTCTCAGCTATCCGGTCAGAAATACAGCCCAAAATTAAAGTTAGTGAACCACTTTATAAAAAAGAACATCTTGGTATATCGGTTGATATAAAACCGGAGAAAGATGATCGCAAGCTTATTCTAAGCTTTGCCATGCCAGGTATAGACACTTCGTATTTGTACAAACCGGTCAGTTATTTAAGTTACTTGTTAGGCCACGAAGGCAGCGGCAGCATTTTAGCCTATTTAAAAAACAAGCAATGGGCAATGGCATTAACCTCAGGTGGTGGTGTTAATGGTGCAAATTTTAAAGATTTTAATATAAGCATACGTTTAACTGAAGAAGGAGAACAACATCAAGATGAGATTATAGCCTTGGTGTTTGCCTACATTCAGTTGATGAGCAAAACAGGTATTAATGACACTTACTTCAATGAAAAAAAGGCCATCTCAGAATTCTCGTTTCAATATCAAGAAAAATTAAAACCGCTAGACTCAGTGAACCAGTTAGTCATTAATATGCAACACTACCCTGTTCATGATTACATTTATGGTGATTATGTAATGGCCGAGCTAAAACCTGATTTAGTCGCCGAATTTTTAGATTATTTACGACCTGAAAATATGCGTATTATTCGCATTAACCAACATGTAACTACCGATCAAATAAGCCATTGGTATAAAGTCCCTTATAAAAAATCGGCTATTGACAGCAACTTAATCGTACATTGGCAAAGTGATCTCTTATTTAAAGAACTAAGCTTACCCAAACCTAACCCTTATATTGTGAATAAACCAACATTAGTGCCTGCCAAAGATGAAATATCGGTACCTGCATTGATTAAAAACAAACCAGGCTTGAAAGTGTGGTTTAAACAAGACTGCTCATTTTTTGTACCAAAGGGGCAAATATTTATTGGCATTGACTCAACCGTTGCGGTTGAAAGTAAAGCACATATCGCCATGACTCGCTTGTTTGTTGAGTTATTTAGTGACTCAGTACTTGAACAGAATTACCACGCAGAACTTGCTGGTATTCATTATCATTTATATCCACACCAAGGCGGCATGACCTTGCAGCTATCTGGCATAAATGAAAAGCAGCCGTTGTTGCTAGAAAACCTTCTCGATAGCATAAAAGATCATTCCTTAGCGATTGAAAGATTCAAATTATTTAAAAAGCAGTTAGTGGTTAATTGGCGTAATGCCGAAAAGAGTAAATCAATTTCACAATTATTTGCTAAATTAAGTGCATTAATGAAACCCTACAGCCCAAGCGGCAAAGACTTAGCGGCAGCGTTGGAGCAAGTCAGCTACGAAAATTTCACCGATTTTTGTGAAGCATATTTCAACAAACTATGCATAGAAGTGTTCATTTACGGTAACTGGTTAGAACCACAAGCTAAAAGCATGGCTAAGTTAATCAGCGCTAAACTCTCTGAACATTTAGACGAGAACGAAGGTGTAAGTAGCAAAGTCGTTGACTATAAAGGTAAAGGCAAAAGTTTACTACCGCTACACATTCCTGATCATGACTATGCCAGTGTTATATATTACCCAATGGAAAATGACGATGTGCAAAGTGTAGCTTTAACTATGGTTACCAGTCATTTATTGTCACCGCACTTTTTTCATCAAATGCGTACCGAACAACAATTTGGTTATTTAGTCGGAGTAGGCTACGTTCCGATGAACCGATTTCCAGGTGTAGCCTTTTACATCCAGTCTCCTGACACTACAGCAGATGCTCTATTTTCAGCTATGGATGATTTTATTAATGAGTTTGATGTCAACATATCAACTGATGAATGGCAGCATTTACAACATGGTTTAATTGGACAACTGCAAGAGAAAGACACCAGTCCAAGAATAAAAAGCCAACGTTACTGGGTCAGTATATGTAATAAAGATTATGGTTTTGATCAAAAGGAACAACTGGTTAAAGAAATAGAAAATTTAACACTTACAGACATAGCTGACTTCATCAAAAACAAACTTGCTAACAACAAACCGGTCGATAAAATTTGCCTAGCTTCCGTAAAGCATTCTGACGAACTTGCTTATTTATTAAATAATAACCGAGTAATCAACGACATTGATGTTTTTCATCAAAAAAACATCTATAAGTCGTAG
- the sixA gene encoding phosphohistidine phosphatase SixA translates to MNLFIMRHGDADTKVHIDEQRPLTEQGVLEVKVMAKWLANEAVEFDAIFVSPYLRTQQSAQTLKAELNASAALQTLDLITPAGSASAVHDYLDGMMTLERYSNVLIVSHMPLVSYLLAEMSFEKSAPIFATAAIAQINYNTKLMAGHIVKHVSPEDFC, encoded by the coding sequence ATGAATTTATTTATCATGCGTCACGGCGATGCAGACACGAAAGTCCATATTGACGAACAACGTCCGCTTACCGAGCAAGGCGTTTTAGAAGTAAAGGTAATGGCAAAGTGGTTAGCCAATGAAGCTGTAGAATTTGATGCGATCTTTGTTAGTCCATACCTTAGAACTCAACAATCAGCACAAACCTTAAAGGCAGAATTAAATGCCAGTGCTGCTTTGCAAACCTTAGATTTGATCACTCCCGCCGGCTCAGCAAGCGCAGTCCATGACTACTTAGATGGTATGATGACCCTTGAACGTTACAGTAATGTATTAATTGTTTCACATATGCCGCTAGTGAGTTATCTCTTGGCTGAAATGTCATTTGAGAAAAGCGCACCAATTTTTGCCACCGCGGCGATTGCCCAAATTAATTACAATACTAAACTTATGGCTGGGCATATCGTAAAGCATGTTAGCCCTGAAGATTTTTGCTAA